CGTTGCACGACCATTGACCGAACCCACATATCAATCATGCAACGTCGCGACTGTACCCCGAGACGGAAGTCAGTCTATGTGCGCCAAAGCGTTGGGTTTTCCCTACAGTAGTCGTGGGAAAAAGCCCCTACCCAGCTGGCAGGGAGCAATGATAGAAAACCCGTGTGGCTGGATTGAAGCTCGAGTTTCTGGAAGAAAACGTCTCGGCCGTAGCAATACTTCTGGAGCGAGAGGCGCCGCGGACCTGTCGCCTCATTCTCGAGCAGCTCCCCTTCGAAGGCGAGCTGCTCCATGGCATCTGGTCCGGTCCCGAGACCTACCTGCCGATCGATCCCACGATCCTTGCGCCGGCCGAGCATCAGGCCACGAGCCTCGTCCCCGGAGACATCGGGTATTTCGCCCTGGAAGGAGGGAGGCTCGTCGACTGGCCGGAGAATTTTGCCGAGGTGCTCTTCGCCTACGGTCGCGGAGCGCGACCTAGCATGCCGACCGGGCCGGTGACGGTGAACATCTTCGGACGCATCACCGGTAATCTCGAGGAGTTCGCCCGAATGTGCGCGCGCATGAAACGCGAAGGCGCCAAGCGTTTTCGCATCGAGCGGTGTTGACGCCGAATCGCCGTCAAGAGCACCGGCAACCTTTATCGAGCTGAACCGTCCCGGGGTGCGGCTGTGGCTGGACCACGGGCAGCACGAGCTCTCCGGCCGACAAGGGCATCGGCCGTCCGCCCGCGTAGATCCGATGCCGACCCTTCTCCTTGAACCAGTCCCGCGTCGTCGCCACGCGGTGCATGCTCTCGACGATCTTCCTGAATCCGACGCCGGTGTTGTACGCGCAAAACGATATCTCGCCCTCCTGTGTCGCGTACGGAATGACGCACATCTCCGTTCTGCGAAAGTCATAGGTCCAGAGATCCTGGAACCACATGCCCCCTACCCACATGATGTTCCACTCGTCCTCTTCCGTACGGCCAGAAACGGCGCCGCCCATCTTGCGGTTGAGCAGTCTCAAGAACTTGGCGAGATTCATTCCGCGGGGCATCTTTGAAGGACGCAGGTTGCGGGTGAACGCCAGAAGCGCCTGCATCTTGGAAAGTGCCGGGCCCCGGGCGGTGTCGGTGATGACATTCACGTCGCGAACGAAGCTCTCGACGTCGAAAAAAGCGGTCAGCGGTGTCCACTCCTTGGTGTGCCAGTTGATGACGAGGATCAGGCTCGCGCCGCAATTGGGGTGGCACGAGCAGTTGAGTCCGCCGAAAACGGCCTCAGGACCTCGAAGGTGGTCGGCGAGCCAGGTGAACGCACCCAGAGAGCCCAGCGGATACCAGTCCCGGTAGACGTCGATCTTGCCCTCATAGTAACGATGCAGCTCGTGGGCGAGGTGTGAGACGGTATATCGCTTGCGCCTTCGTTCTTCGTTGGAAATATCCTCGTCACGACCGGTGAACGAGACCGGCTGAAAGGACACGGCTCCAATCATGTCGGAGTGATCGATCATGAAATCCAAAATCGGCCCCACTTGCCCATCGTTCACCGTGTTGACGATGGTCGTGACCGGGGTGATATCCATTCCCGCTTCGAAAATCCTCTCGATGGCCAGCTTTTTCGCATCGAACAGGTTCGCCACCTGCCGGTGGGCGTTCGACTCGTTCGTGACCCCGTCGAACTGGAGGTAGACCATGTTCAAGCCTGCCTCCTTCGCCTGATAGGCATACTCCGGCTCCAGCACGAAGCGCAGCCCGTTGGTCGCCGCCTGAACGCTCCAGTAACCGAGATTCTTGGCGTAGTGGCATGCGTCGAGGAAGTGCGGAGAAAGCGTCGGCTCGCCGCCGGAGAACTGGACCGAGAGCTGGCGACGGGGCTTGAACGAGATCGAATCATCGAGGATCCTTTCGATGTCTTCGAGCGTCAGTTCGTGGACGTAGCCCACCTGGTTCGCGTCCATGAAGCACGGGTTGCACATCATGTTGCAGCGATTCGTGAGATCGAGAGTCAACACCGCGCCTCGGCCGTAACGGATGGTCGACGAGCCGTGGTGGTGCAAGTGCTCGTCTCCCGCGGTGGCATAATCGCGGCCGAAGAAACGTTCCTCCAGCGTTGCGCTCAGTCGGGGGTCGATCGACAGGACGTCCTCGAACGAGCCGTGGACCTCGCAGCGTTTACGAATCAATAGCCGCCCGTCCTCTTCGACGATACGCGCGGGGATCTCGGCCGTGCCGCGTTTCAACAG
This window of the Vicinamibacteria bacterium genome carries:
- a CDS encoding DUF3830 family protein, producing the protein MAGLKLEFLEENVSAVAILLEREAPRTCRLILEQLPFEGELLHGIWSGPETYLPIDPTILAPAEHQATSLVPGDIGYFALEGGRLVDWPENFAEVLFAYGRGARPSMPTGPVTVNIFGRITGNLEEFARMCARMKREGAKRFRIERC
- a CDS encoding radical SAM protein, yielding MSDRATSTLRHVAHLAWEGFQALNSRIPESPSIHPNWAPGPLPKSRERSKPPLGWPRETDSLCPDCVVEVREAILAGERGVDELLKRGTAEIPARIVEEDGRLLIRKRCEVHGSFEDVLSIDPRLSATLEERFFGRDYATAGDEHLHHHGSSTIRYGRGAVLTLDLTNRCNMMCNPCFMDANQVGYVHELTLEDIERILDDSISFKPRRQLSVQFSGGEPTLSPHFLDACHYAKNLGYWSVQAATNGLRFVLEPEYAYQAKEAGLNMVYLQFDGVTNESNAHRQVANLFDAKKLAIERIFEAGMDITPVTTIVNTVNDGQVGPILDFMIDHSDMIGAVSFQPVSFTGRDEDISNEERRRKRYTVSHLAHELHRYYEGKIDVYRDWYPLGSLGAFTWLADHLRGPEAVFGGLNCSCHPNCGASLILVINWHTKEWTPLTAFFDVESFVRDVNVITDTARGPALSKMQALLAFTRNLRPSKMPRGMNLAKFLRLLNRKMGGAVSGRTEEDEWNIMWVGGMWFQDLWTYDFRRTEMCVIPYATQEGEISFCAYNTGVGFRKIVESMHRVATTRDWFKEKGRHRIYAGGRPMPLSAGELVLPVVQPQPHPGTVQLDKGCRCS